The DNA sequence TCTCAGAAAGCACAAATGGTTCCAAGATCTATTAAAATAGTGGCTCAAGCTCTGCCTGGATGTTAGTACATTCAATTCCTTCAAGTCTGTCCTCATCACTGAGGAACATTGCAACTTGCTCATCCACAAAACATAACAAACAAAGtgggaaaataattttttctataaAAACTTTATTGATACAATTTCCTTCTACATCCTTAGGTGTCCTAGATATATACTATTTTCTGTATAGGACTCTAAGCATGGAGGGCCTAGCTTGCAATGCCTTCCTACCATTGTGATTGTCAAGTGAGAGACACTACAGTGTGCAGTTTTATGAAAGAGAAGCCACGAATTTTGGCCATCTATAAGCTATTATTTCATTCAATTTCATcttgtaaatagcaaagcattgAGAGCAAATAGAATTTGTTCTAGTTTTGTAAACTGAGGAAATATGTGTATAACAAAAAACATAACTAGAAGATGAAGGTAAACACAAGTTCTGACTAAGATTGCATTTATCTTGGAGTTAAATGATTGAGGTTCATCATCTATACTATCAACTTTTGATCCAATGTATACAACATCATatttttttagtgtcatttttatgtTAGACATTATTTTATATAAGAAAAATGGTCTGTTCTTGTGAAATTCTTCTCTTATATTGTATAGTAAAGAAATTATATCTGATAATGCTGTGATGTGTCCTCTTTGATTTAGTTTTGAGAAAGGGTTCTGACTTTTATAGTTCTAGTTTCTCTAGTAACCTGCTAATTTTGTATTTAAAGcccattttgtttttgtttttttctggTTTCCTTACTTTGTGCTGATGTCATTTATTAGCTCGTAACAACTCCACATGCTTTTAATCATACTGCAGAAGGAATTTTCTTCTTAGCTTGCAACATATTCTACAAAAATGTAAGGAGAACTGACAAAGTATCAGGAACACAAGCTGACTATTTTAGATGTACTACTAAATGCAGGATACTGACAAGGTTATATAAAAGTGTTTCTTTTTCTCAGATTGTAGTAAGAACTAGGTTTCACTGGTAGTATTAAGTAATGAATGGTGGAAAAGTAATGAGTGAAAGGCTTATTGTTTCTCCCTATGGCCTTTATTATCCCGACAGTtgtttttatcaattaattttgcaGGTAAGATAAGGAAGAAAACAGCTTCAATTATGTAAAATAGAATACATAGTGACAAAGTAACACAATTAGAAGTAAGAATTTgttggttttgttttttttttatatgtcagATGTGCATCCCATTCTACCCTTATGCCTAGGCTATATTTATAAATTGCAGAACTACGATGTTTCTCAATTTTTATCATGGAGTAAGGAGCATTAGTAAATACAGAAGTGTAGCTGATTGTAAGAGATGCAATATACTGATCTGCAATATTTACGCGCAAACTAAAATTTTGATGTATAAAAAACCTCTCTATGTTGTTGGTGATGTCTTTTTAGGTTCATATATCAATCACATTTAGTTGCTGTCTAAAGGACAGTGGACTATATTGATCTTTCTGACAATCATCATTCTCAACTAGTTTATGTGCACTAGCCATTGGAATATATTCACTCGTGAGTCGTGGCTATGGATCTtggcatcaattgattgttatgctGTTATTCTCATTCATGGAGATCATCCGCGTATGCTCACTATATGAATGTGGTATTTTGCCATCAAAAAGTCTCGGTAGTCTGGTTGTTTGTTCTCTTTTTTCTGCCATGTCTCATATGCTTTGCATTTGGTAAATGCATTTATTCTAAGATTTGATATAATTCACCATGTACTTATTGTTGTGTTTGATCTCTGTGGCTTCTTTCTCCACAATTTTGCAGTAGTACTTTTCATCGAGTACATTTTTCAACTTGTAATTTGGGTCCATCCTTGTAGATAAGGATTTAGATTGATAAAGAAGTGCTATTCTTCATCAAATTTGTTAAACATAAATGATTTCAGAATGTACTATTTGAGTTCACATATAATAATCATGTTGACTAGTGCGCATGGGTTCACGTACTCAAGTTCTAGTGATCAAACATGTGGAGGTAAACACTTTACATCATCAAATTTTTAAACAATTTGGTAGATGAAGGCAAGTTTTTTTAACCCTAAAGTAAACTTCAAATTATTGACCTGTGTTCGGCAAGTTCCTGAGAGTATGCTGTAATAATTGGAAAAACCTTGCCTTGGGTAATTTCATATAAATTTGCTTGATGCATTGTGCTGCCTTGTCCTTCCAGTTAAAAATGGTGTTTTAAAATGATCTGAATTCTATCTGTagtttgtttttccttttttgatTCGGATTCTCTTGTCACCATTTATTCATGAGAACTGTCTTTCTTTTCCAAAAGACAAATTAACTGTTAAGAGAATACATGAATTTGGTTTGTTCCTCGTACAGTTAACTTTTTGTTTTTGCTATGTTTTTCCTGGCACTGTTTCTTGATGTTTGTTTACTTGATTCATAGAATATACAATAATCATGTGTTATCAGAGATGCCAAAGTTTGTCTCTTGTTCCCTATGCCATTATAGAAGATTTGTTTTTTCCCTTTGAGAAGATTCTGCATAAGAACATGTTATTTGTCTGCTCTTACTGTCTCAGCTAGTTCATAGGCAGTCTGCTTTTAGTCTACGGTACCTTGATTGCTGTATCCTCATTTATGGTTTTTGTATACAATCAATGAAATTGAGTTGCCATTGAAATGGTTGGCGGTTATCATCTAATTGATAGGCTTCATGGTTATCAATCTTGATATGTAGATAGTCCGTGGCACTTCCAGCATATTACTCTTTCCTGTGAAAAGCACATTCAAAATTTACTTCACTGAAGTTTTGGTGGTGCAACAACCGGAAGGAGATTTTTGCTATCTTAACCTGCTTTATAGGATCAATGCTTCTTACTAACTAGTTCTCTTTGTCATTTTCTGTCGCTCTGAAAGTGCAGTACTGGTTTGGAAATCGGCGAGCAATCTAATTATCTTGTGCTTCTACTTCCTGAAAGATTCTGCTAAAAAACCACTGTCATGTTTATATATTGTCTCTCTATTCTTCCCTTCCTTTTAACTAGTATTTGCAATAGTATCATGGCTAAGCTCAATATTTCTACCACACCAGGCTGCATCTTACTGTTGTGTTTGCATTAAATTCCTATTACCTGATCTGAATTTCATGTTGTCCTCTATGATGAAAGTGTTTAGGTATCTAAATAGTCACTGATTTGGAGGTTTTAGTCCTCTTTTCATGTGATTTGTTGTATGGGTCACATGTGTATCTACTGCCTTCTCTTGTACAATGTGTGTATATTTATTGATAGAACTATCAGTTATGTATAAATCTGCATTATTCTTTTTCCTTGGCTGTTGATGATCCAGGTCGACATCGGGTTTCTTCTAATCAAGTGATCAGGATACATAACAGCTGGCCCCTAACCAAGTGTGCAGGTTAAGAAAGTTCAACTTGTTGATGCAACTCAGCTCTGTTGAAagcaaaagaaaggaagaataccagGAATGTAAGAATGAGCCTCAGGACCAAAAAGCCTTTGTGGAACAGTAGGTCCCTCCGCCCTCTCTCTTTCAGTCTCTCTCCTTTTTTGCCTTTTCTCCATAACTTGTTCTTGTGCCAGAGAAAGACACACACATCAAAAAGGAATAAAAAGGCAGGGAAAGTAAAAAAGGCCTTGACTTTCCCACTCTGCTACCAAGGTATCAGCATCAGGAGGAGAGCCCATTAAAGAGATTCACATCCATTGGAAAGATGATGCAGATGGTGGCTCCCTACCAAAATAAACAATAGGTATGCACCAGTGCCACAAGATGCTTCATCTAATGCCCACACTTTACCTGAAACTGGCACAGCATAGGCATGTGTCTCATACTTTCCCTAGACTTGAAAGACCTCAGATTCTAGGTAATGCCTAGAAGGTTATGGCCAGTAATAGATTATGTGAGATTGGCACGCACATCCTTTTTCTGGTTGTTCTGCTGGTTCATGATGATCCAAGTGGCAGTGCTGCCATGGTTGAGAGTTATAGCCAAACCATTCCCTGTTCCTTACCTTTAAATGCTTCCAAAATGAGGTAAAATTAGTCGAGTAGCTATCAGATGAACGAAAAAGAGGTGGACAGAAAGAAATATTGGCTTCAGAAGTCTATTAATCTATGTTGGCTGCTGGAAAAGAGTTGTTATAATGCATCTCCAAGAGCTACCGACAGCAAGCCGAGACTTGTCAGAGATAAGGAaagcagaagaacaaaaagacGACCAAGCAAACCAAAGTCGAAACTTCCATTGAAGGATAGAGAAGTTAATATATGAGCTTGCAAGTCACTGAGAGCAAGAAGAACATTAGAAGAAGTACAGAGACTCAGACTGTCACAAGCTTTATTTTGCACTCTTATTACCATATCTATTCACACAAGAAAAATCAATGCACACAGACCTGTAAAAAAAATCAGGAAAATTCTGTCACCCAAACCTTGCAAATTGAGTTGTAACTTTCCATGCTCTGTGTAGTCTTTCACGATCTATACTTGTCCGAATCCCACGGATAACATCTGGAAATCCTTGCCGTAGATGTCTGAAGATTGTAGCTGCTGCTGGATTTGGTGCCAGGATACTAGATCACTGAACACAGATGGGCTTTCTGCCTTGACGTCACAATGCAGAGGTTGGCTTAGGCTTTGGCTTTGGGTGGCTGCTGACACCGGGAAGGCGCCGTCGAGATACTGCGACCATTTGAGGTCCTCGGGCTCCTTTTCAAGCTGGACCTGGGCATCCTTGTCCGGCGTTGACTCCGGCCAAAGAAAGATGTCATTGTGGAAGGAGCTGCTGTTCTGCATCTCTACTGTATCAGAACTGTTCATACTACTCCGACTACTATTTCCGGAGTAAACAGCATCACTGTACTGCATGCCATCGATACCAGCGCAGATCTGTGCCGAATTATCCATTGAAGTGGGAAGGATTGTGGTTGGAACTGATGGTAAGCATGTGGATATTGTGTTGCAATGGAAGTCCCGATTCATCTCGAGCAGCCTACTGTTATGGCTGAGCCAGAGAGGATTCGGACAGGCCGATAGGTCGGCCAGGGCTGTCTCACTGCTGCTACAGTCAGTGGCAAAACTCAACTGTGCTAGGGGGAAGACACTCACTGGATCGGAGCTGCTTTGGCTGGTAATGAATTGGTCGAGGAAGAAGCATTTGGTCATCGGTGATGCCTTCCTCTCGACGGCACACGTATCGAACACCGGCATTGAAGACGACGCCGGTCCGCGTGCTGCGTCATTCAAGCTCTCCAATGCTGCGGCGGGAACTTTGAGGTCGACGGAGCCGGACGTGCCTTCGCTGGTCCTGGAGGCTTTGGCTTCCCCCACTTTGTCCTCCGCGAGCGGCTTGTGGGTGTTGGGGTCGATCCCTCTCTGCTTGAGCATCTTCTTGATGCAGGAGTTCCagaagttcttgatctcgttgtcggtcctTCCCGGCAAGCGAGCTGCGATCTGCGACCACCTGGAGAAGTTGCCGGTCCAGAAACAAGAAGGCAAAAGGATCAGAGGCCCGAAACCTGACGGCGTTTGGGAGCTCAATATGGATAAAAGATGAGGAGGCGAGGGTCTTCTTCTACCTGTTTCCTAGCACTGCATGGAGTTCAATTATGAGATTCTCCTCCTGCTTTGAGAAGGACCCTCTCTTAAGATCAGGCCTCAGGTAGTTTATCCACCTCAGCCTGCAGCTCTTCCCACACCTCTGAAGTCCTGCATGCAGAAGAAACAATGGAGAATGATCAGATACAGAACAGTAAGGAAGGAAGGAGATGTTGAAGTTCCACGCATTGCAGCCTTAGGTGGCCGGTACTACATCACCTGCTTGTATGGGGACAGAGCTCCAACACCCATGGCCATATTTTGTTATGTGCTTGATGAGCTTTTCATCTTCCTCAGGAGACCACAGGCCTTTCCTCAGCTTTTGCTTGTAGCAGCATGTGTGCCTCCCCATTTCTGGTGAGACCCGAGGGGAATGCAGCAAGGCTTCCTGCCTGCGGAATTGGCGGTGGGAGGAGCTTCGAGTGAACGAGGAACCCGAGAATGTGGAGGAAAGAGATAGGAGGGAGGCAGAGGAATTGAACTAACACTGGAGAAGGAATTGGAATTAGGAGAAGAAGgccaaagcttaaaagagagggagagggagagggagagtcaCAATCAAGTGGTTGGGATCGAGTTTaacttctcttttctctctttttcttcccCTTCTTTTAAAGGTGGAGAGAGGAAGGCTCAAATCATCTTCTGAATTGTTCATGCTTCAGAATAAATTGTCTGGTGCAGCCATGGTGGGTCAGCTCCTCTGATATTTTCAGTGAAAAAGCTCAGAATGTTCCCATGCTGATCACTCGTAAGGTCAAGTCAGTAAAAGTAACTTGGTAGCAGACATGCAACTCCATGAAGAACAATCCTCCTCCGAGCTACCTCCATCCGAATTGTGATTGAAGCAACCCATCCTACCTATTCATGATGCTCCCTGCCACAAGCATCTCATGCAAGGACAAGAATGTTGTATCTGGAAAGGTGGGACTGGGAGAGTCCTGTGGAGGCAAAGATATATCCTACATTAATTGGGTCTGTTTGCTGGAATGGCTGCATTCCTTCCTCCTGTCCAAAAGAAGCCAAAAGATAAAATTCCTGCTTGAGCTCTACATGATCCCCGAATCCATGGCCATGTTGGAAAAGCTTCATCATTGGGCAGAGACCAAACAAAAATTATGTGAGTATCAAATAACATAGCATCTTCCTTTCATCTTGACAACCATCATTGTCCTCTTGGAAACTTGATGGAGAAATTTGTTGTCTTCCATTGGAATACATGTCCTGAGGCATCTACATCTTTCTTAGTTGGTGCCCATGACAAACAAAAGCTGTGTTTTTGTTCTGTCCTTGACAAGAGAATCTGAAGCAGgtatttttattctttgtttcAGGAAATAAGAAGAGGCATTGTTACTGACACCAAGTAATTATCCAATTGATGGATGTCAACATATATTTCCACTGAGAGTACTCACACTGGTCCTCACTCCAACATTGATAGAGAACACCATGGCTTTATCACTTTCAGGCAGTTCAAAAATGTGCAGTGTGCTCAGGTTGCTGCATTTCCACAGAAGCCTCTGAAAGCCAACATGCTTTTGCATCATTTCATGCAATTCTCTCCTTTGAGTAAAAAGTGAAGCAGCAGATTAAAAGTGACAATTCGATGGTTACGTaattaaaatgttaaaagttGACAGAGAATAAATTAAAAACAATTATATTATGCAATCATATATTTAAAAAGAATAAATTGTTTGGATTGCAGGAAAGTAAAGGAAAATAGTTTTGGTCCCTTTTTTTATTGAGGGaaaattattcttcttcttcttctggaatTGTCATGCAAAGTTGATTGGAAAAATGAAAGGAGATTTCCCTAAAGAAAAGCTTCTTTTTTTTATTCGTTTTTCTCCTTAAAATGTATCCATTTCCCtcaccaaaacaaaaaaaaaaaaatctattttttttactttttttcaaatgatatcttctatttttaataataatgaaaatattcATTATCATCAATCCCAACGATACTTCAAGTCTTCAAAATACCGTATGGACTAGTCTATAGGGTATACTGGTCCAAGTGAATGGATCGATCAACATAATAGCATGAGCGAACCTATTACAATATTTAGAGTTAGAAGtttgatttattatattttttaataaataatttttattatgatgattaaaatattataacaaactAATTTTTGGTGCCCATTTGAGTTAACAAATTAGATGGTATCTACATAGCAACCTATGGACCAACCTACAAGATGtctttaaaaattgatgagaaAAGTATCATTGGGTGGGTgaaagatatttttaatattatttcaaaaaaaagctatcattaaaaaaaaaaaaagggggtatCATTTAAACAAAAAAGAACTTTTTCAGAATAAATTTAACCTAACTCTAGGAATaaatttcatgaaaaattgaTTTGTGCATGGCAGCATAATTTGCTGCCATCAATAATTACGACTCAATTGCATGATGGCATTATTGAGTCCATGTGATGCTATGCAAGTCTCCAATTGAATAAGAGATCGTAAAGTGCCAATGCTAATTGCATACTATTTGATGAACTCCACcacatcttttgttttttttttttttttgtggttggTGCCACATTGGATCAATTAGGATATGAGTTCTTTTGATAGAGAGGGCCAACATCACCCTATctcattcaatatatatatatatatatatatatatatatatatatatatatatatatatatatatatatatatatatatatatatatatatatatatatatatatatacatacatatatatatatatacatacatatatatatatatatatgtactttaAAATTCATCGATAAATCGTCGTCAATGTGACCCTAAAGTGATGCCACCTTTATGTAACATCTAATCAGCTCAAGAACAATAAGACTACATATGATGATATTATGTACAAACTATCTACAAAATAGTGCCCAAAGTCCACTTTAGAGGCTTATAATTTTTGGAATGCATTGCCTTTTTGACCATAATATACAATTTGTAGGGAAGCCATCAATGTCATAAAGATTGGTACACATCGTAAAATAATTGTACTTGTGTTTTTATGGTTTTGAtccatatatatgtatttttttttccttatctattttataatattgatatgGTGTATCATAGCTAAAAAATATTGTCATACCATACTAAGGAAAGGTCAAATGGAATAAGACCTCAAGACATGGGGTTTGATTAGTGTATTTATGCTTTCAACGTGCATCATATGGATGgatcctttcttgaggcatctacaagaaaaacaaaaacaagtgGTCTCAAATGTTTTGTATTGTGCACTAATGACAATGGAATTGcaaatgatcaaccaatcttTGATTTGATCTCATTCCATCTTTGAAGTAGCAAAAGGTAGAGAGTGATTTTTGTTTTCGTACCAAGAGTAAATCATGGGTTGCTCTTACATGCTAATTTCAAATGGCTCAATAGGAGTTAATTTGGATTCAATCTATGTTTGTGGGATAAACTACAAATTGTACTAGGTGGATGATAACAGTAccctacaaaaaagaaaagaaaaatggtaGGGAAAACCTAGTTTGAGACTATGGTAGGCCATTAATAAATTCAACACTTTAATGTAGTCAAATATAGGAAGGTCTAGtgacaaaaaattatattaaagataATGCACAATAACCCTAACTTGGTCCATTCTGAAGAATAAAGGGCTCCATGAAATAGTAGGGTTAACATCACAACACAAATGACCTAACTTTTGCAaagaagaaagatatgtgaaatcTCCAGTGGGACCAGTTAAAACCATGGTGATTGGAATTGAATTTtactcaccatcatcatcatcatgtatgtgATAGAAAACAAAATGATTTGATGGATGGACAAAGTTTCATGTGGCAATCATTCTATTAAATGAAGCAATTGTCATCCGTTCATCTCATCAATTAGCTGAGTTCATTTCATATGAAGCTTCATGCTATATTTTACTTCCtttttccaaaaaatatatatataaatcattcTCCTCGACGCGTAAATTGCAATCCAAATCTCGAGTTCCTTAAAGGCTAAATACAAGTCCAGTGCATTAAGTTTTAACCATCCAATGAGAGCTTAATCCATCTGGTTCTTATATTACATTAGGAGATAACACAACATTGGATTTGAGTGTGAAGAAATGTGATTATGACTTTTTATTGGTGACTTGCTAAATGAATATTTCAATGAAAAGGACTGCCATGAGAATCACGTTTTCTTCACTTACTTGTGATGCTAAGATCCTCATTGTGTTGGTTTAAGTGTTTATATCCTACGACAATATTTTGGATGAGGTACCAAATTGGTGCAATGAATCACCCTTGTGGTGGTTGAAACAGCCAATTCATTGAAGGCGATGATACGTCCTCCTTGATGAAGAGGTGATGGCTGAGGCTTCCTCTTTCTTCTCTAGACATTGCCCCTTGGAACACAACAAGCAGGTGACTCCATCATGAGTCGAGAGAGAAAGAAACCCTGCTGACAAAGGAATAAAGATGAGTTTATGCGAATTCGCATGGACTCTTACTTAATGATAGCATGATCAGAAGCTGATAACATGTGTGACAATTTAGTAATCTTCATTTTACATCACTTAGAATCCACATCATGATTGATGGCTCAAGAAAGAGGATTAATTAGAGGACTTGCCGCACATATGATTGATTACTTTAATCGGATCGTATTacggggacaaagggaagagacgCCAAAACTCACCTCGACCGACAAAGGAGCAGAAGAAGAGTCTCCTACTTGCTCGATGGTGTGACAAAAAAGTCAACTTCACGGTTTCCCTGGTACTCCATTATTGACGTGTTTGCTTGGTCCGTGAGACTCGAGATCGAATGCCCAGTTTTCTCTCCCACTTGCAGCTCATCTGCAGCTACACTGTTCTTCGTTCTATGGATCATCGCGTCTGTTCAATGACGTGCTCCATTTTGAGCACCCGAATATATCAATGACCGGTGGTTAGTAGCAGCCTGAAGTGGTTGACAGGCACGTCTGCAAGTGTATTAAAGTACACCATGAATCAATCGGCAGTCACTGTTCATACAAACGAAACGACAGTAGTTCCCAGCTTTTGCAGTTGTACACTGTCAACTTTGTGTGTAATTAATGGGTGCTCTCAGTCATTGACGATTGTGCAGTGCGTGCTTCAAGTTATTATATCTTTGATCGGGTCAAGGAAGACAAGGAGCAAAGAATTGCACCGTGCCTTTTTTTAATGCCTAAATTCATGAGTCTGAGGTAGAACAATATAAATCATAGTTAACACCATATTCCATATCTGCCTCTTTCACAAGGATAGCTCAAATTATGATTTGAACCTAAATTCAATATGTGTCAGTCACCCTATTCTTTTAATTTGTTCATCAACTATTAACGTTAAACTATCTGAGATAGCAGCAATATCAAACTATTGTTTGCATGTCCACTTGGGAATGGCATGCAACTGTGTAGAGTACTGTAATGTTCATGTCCGTCTTTGATCTATAAGCATGCAACTGTGTACTCTAGAGCCATGCCCACGCATGACAGTCTCTGAGTCCTTCCCTCTGTGTGTACCTTCTCTGGTCCATCCCTGAATCGAAGTAAAGGAATCGTGTCCAATGTCCTCCATGGCTGCCCTTGAGGACTAAAATGAACAACCAGACAAAAAGGAGTCCTTGATTGCGGTGTACCAAACTCCTTACCCCTTGTCCACACGAGCAGGCAATTATAGGGTTGGTGCAACGACGGAGAGGAACAGCGTCCCAAAACAAATGGTTGTCTTTGTCCCATGGAATCGTCAAAAGAGGTGAGGCGGAAGGTCCACCACTCTCCATGCAATGTTCCCTTCAAGTTAAAGTACTTTGCACTCAACCATGCGTGTTCGGATAGGGTGGGCAGGGCGTTCATATATGATTGCAGCAGGCCATGCATGAGGGACAAAGGTGCTTTCTTCCCTTTGCCGAATGATTACATGCCACCGGAGGATACGGCTAGTCTTCGTCTCATCGTTCAGTTCCTTTGGGTTCACTCCACCCCCTTTTATTACTGCCCTCGACAAAGAGTTCCTTGCAAGTAACAAATGTTACATGGcttcttttttgttattttatcgaTCGATAAGTATGCGATCAAAATTAGACTCTCGTTGTCGTCACCCTAAAACTAATGCATCCCCGCACAGcatgcactaaatgtgaagatgAAAGCCGCAAGCAAGCACACGGTTGAATGCCAACCACGACAAATCGATCGGTATACGGAAGGGGGACAGCTtcctgttcgtcgtcgtgtggagCACGGTGTGCCAACGACTTTCTCCATGGACGATTGCTTGATCCGACGCATCTGCCAGTCGTGATCGTTTCCTTTCCAAATGACA is a window from the Musa acuminata AAA Group cultivar baxijiao chromosome BXJ2-1, Cavendish_Baxijiao_AAA, whole genome shotgun sequence genome containing:
- the LOC103997195 gene encoding transcription factor MYB61: MGRHTCCYKQKLRKGLWSPEEDEKLIKHITKYGHGCWSSVPIQAGLQRCGKSCRLRWINYLRPDLKRGSFSKQEENLIIELHAVLGNRWSQIAARLPGRTDNEIKNFWNSCIKKMLKQRGIDPNTHKPLAEDKVGEAKASRTSEGTSGSVDLKVPAAALESLNDAARGPASSSMPVFDTCAVERKASPMTKCFFLDQFITSQSSSDPVSVFPLAQLSFATDCSSSETALADLSACPNPLWLSHNSRLLEMNRDFHCNTISTCLPSVPTTILPTSMDNSAQICAGIDGMQYSDAVYSGNSSRSSMNSSDTVEMQNSSSFHNDIFLWPESTPDKDAQVQLEKEPEDLKWSQYLDGAFPVSAATQSQSLSQPLHCDVKAESPSVFSDLVSWHQIQQQLQSSDIYGKDFQMLSVGFGQV